In Blastopirellula sp. J2-11, a single genomic region encodes these proteins:
- a CDS encoding M20/M25/M40 family metallo-hydrolase, with the protein MSTIWAAVVICPLLAAPLMAEKESAAKAADARIRENVGFLASDELEGRGVGTAGLTKAAQFMAKQMKAIGLDTTAVGGKPFQSFTVVTDAKLGPADQNLLKLVGPDQKEAAPLELGKQFNPLAAGGSGKFDLPIVFVGYGITAPDLLYDDYAETDVKGKAVLMLRKEPQGDPHNPHSAFGGPHPTRHATFSRKISNAYQHGAAAVIMVNNLDELESRREDQQNVWNTAVADIVKTQAEFAALTADAPEEKQTELRDKLTDLAKTIADSGEKLQAGTDEVLPFLGAGSDASHPELPVYFVLRSAIDPVVQQALNKSLADLEASINADQKPQSVAVTGWKAIGETDVIREQAEVSNVIGVLHGEGPLADEIILIGAHYDHIGYGGEGSLAPWTHEIHNGADDNASGAVALLEAARRIVGRDQKPKRTIVFIGFTGEERGLLGSAYYVKHPVFRLEKTVAMLNMDMVGRLKDEKLIISGSGTAKEFEALIDQLNGDYQFVVTKDPGGYGPSDHASFYAKEIPVMHFFTGTHDDYHRPSDDVEKLDIAGIRRIASMLADAAIAIDAMPAPPEYVAIAPESTERRTGSRPYFGSIPDFSVVGKGYALQGVSPESPADKAGLKAGDIIVKLGESKIAGLEDFDGALRGFKAGDKAKVTIMRDGMEITLTVTLAAPR; encoded by the coding sequence ATGAGCACGATTTGGGCAGCGGTGGTCATTTGCCCGCTGTTGGCCGCCCCTCTGATGGCGGAAAAAGAGTCGGCTGCGAAAGCCGCCGACGCGCGTATCCGAGAGAATGTCGGTTTTCTCGCGTCTGACGAGTTGGAAGGACGCGGCGTCGGCACCGCCGGACTGACCAAAGCGGCGCAGTTTATGGCCAAACAGATGAAGGCGATCGGGCTCGATACGACGGCGGTTGGTGGAAAGCCGTTTCAGTCCTTCACGGTCGTTACCGACGCCAAATTGGGGCCAGCCGACCAAAATTTGCTGAAACTGGTCGGCCCCGACCAAAAAGAAGCGGCGCCGCTGGAGTTGGGCAAGCAGTTCAATCCGTTGGCGGCCGGCGGCAGCGGCAAGTTTGATTTGCCGATTGTCTTTGTCGGTTACGGAATTACGGCGCCAGACTTGTTGTATGACGACTACGCCGAAACGGACGTCAAAGGGAAAGCGGTCTTGATGCTGCGGAAAGAGCCGCAGGGCGATCCCCACAATCCGCACAGCGCCTTTGGCGGTCCCCATCCGACGCGGCATGCGACCTTTAGCCGCAAGATCTCCAACGCCTATCAACATGGCGCCGCCGCCGTGATCATGGTCAACAATCTCGACGAACTGGAGTCGCGTCGCGAAGACCAACAAAACGTCTGGAATACGGCGGTCGCCGATATCGTCAAGACACAGGCCGAATTCGCCGCACTCACCGCCGACGCGCCGGAAGAAAAGCAAACCGAACTGCGCGACAAGCTGACCGATCTAGCGAAAACCATCGCCGATAGCGGCGAGAAATTGCAAGCTGGAACGGATGAGGTGCTCCCTTTTCTCGGCGCCGGCAGTGATGCAAGTCATCCCGAGTTGCCGGTCTATTTCGTCCTGCGCAGCGCAATCGACCCGGTTGTGCAGCAGGCGCTAAACAAGTCGCTGGCCGATTTGGAAGCCAGCATCAACGCCGACCAAAAGCCGCAAAGCGTCGCCGTGACCGGCTGGAAAGCGATCGGCGAGACCGACGTGATTCGCGAGCAAGCGGAAGTCAGCAACGTGATCGGCGTCCTACATGGCGAAGGCCCACTGGCCGACGAAATTATCTTGATCGGCGCCCACTACGATCACATCGGCTACGGCGGAGAAGGGAGTCTAGCGCCTTGGACGCACGAGATTCACAACGGCGCAGATGACAACGCGTCTGGCGCCGTCGCACTGTTAGAAGCGGCGCGGCGAATTGTGGGTCGCGACCAGAAGCCGAAGCGGACGATCGTCTTTATTGGGTTCACCGGCGAAGAACGAGGCCTGCTGGGAAGCGCCTACTATGTCAAGCATCCAGTCTTTCGCCTGGAAAAGACGGTTGCGATGCTCAACATGGACATGGTCGGCCGATTAAAAGATGAAAAGCTGATCATCAGCGGCAGCGGCACGGCGAAAGAATTCGAAGCGCTGATCGACCAGTTGAACGGGGATTACCAATTTGTCGTCACCAAAGATCCCGGCGGTTATGGACCGAGCGATCACGCGTCGTTTTACGCCAAAGAAATCCCGGTCATGCACTTCTTTACCGGCACGCATGACGACTATCATCGTCCCAGCGACGACGTCGAAAAATTAGACATTGCTGGAATTCGGCGAATCGCCAGCATGCTGGCGGATGCGGCGATAGCAATCGATGCAATGCCTGCGCCGCCGGAGTATGTCGCAATCGCTCCCGAATCGACCGAGCGACGAACAGGTTCACGCCCCTATTTTGGCAGCATTCCGGACTTCAGCGTGGTGGGCAAAGGTTATGCGCTGCAAGGAGTTTCGCCCGAGAGTCCCGCTGACAAAGCAGGGCTGAAAGCCGGGGACATCATCGTCAAACTAGGAGAGAGCAAGATCGCGGGACTCGAAGATTTTGACGGCGCACTGCGGGGCTTTAAAGCAGGCGACAAAGCGAAGGTGACGATTATGCGGGATGGAATGGAAATTACGCTTACGGTAACCTTGGCTGCGCCCCGATAA
- a CDS encoding ATP-binding protein: MPSLFVIQGNDQGRRFELNDPVVTLGRDRTNTIQVHDTEISRRHAEIRLDGQRYELVDLESSNGCFVNNEATQRAFLTSGDRVQLGRTLMIFTHAETASDTRATHAGPQVRQENSTDGSRIIRTVHHSEGSQIFMLPGGDVESGDWFHAARANLQLMYHTALAVSRTLDIDQLLDYIMGLVFDWIDADRGCVMLLDEESLHFTPKARRFRPGRAGADEAIVISRTILDFVLEKREGVLTTNASDDERWDPAGSIITQGVREAICVPMQGRYGIVGAIYLDTFTAPGDIGGPQRKRRFNDDHLKLMVAVAHQAALAVEDTNYYSAVVQSERLAAVGHAVAAISHHVKNILQGIRGGSYLVEEGIKGTDVNLIEKGWGIVERNQDRISTLVMDMLSYSKEREPDLTASDVNDTVGDVVELMQSRAAEQNVQLLYFPLPAEIQLMFDAEGLHRAVLNVVSNAIDACLSADEPKVEVAIVLDEAAQRLNIDVVDNGCGIPAEKIESIFTAFESSKGNRGTGLGLPVSQKILREHGGDIEVHSQEGVGSRFTLYFPAHVAAAPILDRPTQQ, from the coding sequence GTGCCGTCCCTTTTCGTCATTCAGGGCAACGATCAAGGAAGACGTTTCGAGCTGAACGACCCGGTCGTCACTCTCGGTCGTGACCGGACCAACACGATCCAGGTGCATGATACCGAGATTTCGCGTCGACATGCCGAAATTCGTCTTGATGGTCAGCGCTATGAGCTGGTCGATCTGGAAAGCTCCAACGGCTGCTTTGTCAACAACGAGGCGACGCAGCGCGCCTTTTTGACCAGCGGAGATCGTGTCCAACTTGGCCGCACGCTGATGATCTTTACGCATGCTGAGACGGCCAGCGACACTCGGGCGACCCATGCGGGCCCGCAGGTTCGTCAGGAAAATTCGACCGACGGGTCACGAATCATTCGCACGGTCCATCATAGCGAGGGGAGCCAGATTTTTATGCTCCCCGGTGGTGACGTCGAATCAGGCGATTGGTTTCATGCGGCCAGGGCCAATTTGCAGTTGATGTACCACACCGCACTGGCCGTCAGTCGCACGCTCGATATTGATCAGTTGCTCGACTATATCATGGGACTGGTCTTCGACTGGATAGACGCCGATCGGGGATGCGTGATGCTGCTGGACGAAGAATCGCTCCACTTCACGCCGAAGGCGCGCCGTTTTCGACCGGGCCGCGCCGGCGCTGACGAAGCGATCGTGATCAGCCGGACAATTCTCGATTTTGTGCTCGAAAAACGGGAAGGCGTGCTGACCACCAACGCCAGTGACGATGAACGCTGGGATCCCGCCGGCAGCATCATCACGCAAGGCGTTCGCGAGGCGATCTGCGTCCCGATGCAAGGACGCTACGGCATTGTCGGCGCGATCTATCTGGATACGTTCACCGCGCCCGGCGACATCGGCGGGCCGCAGCGAAAGCGCCGCTTTAATGACGATCATCTGAAACTGATGGTCGCCGTCGCTCATCAAGCGGCGCTCGCCGTGGAAGACACCAACTATTACTCGGCGGTCGTTCAGTCCGAACGACTCGCCGCCGTCGGTCATGCGGTCGCGGCGATTTCGCACCATGTGAAAAACATCCTGCAAGGCATCCGCGGCGGCAGTTATCTGGTCGAAGAAGGAATCAAAGGGACCGACGTCAACTTGATCGAAAAGGGCTGGGGAATCGTCGAGCGGAACCAGGATCGGATCTCGACCTTGGTGATGGACATGCTTTCGTACAGCAAAGAACGTGAGCCTGACCTGACCGCGTCGGATGTGAATGACACGGTCGGCGACGTTGTCGAGCTCATGCAATCCCGCGCTGCCGAACAAAACGTCCAGCTCCTCTACTTCCCGCTGCCGGCCGAAATACAGTTGATGTTTGACGCCGAAGGCCTGCATCGCGCGGTGCTGAACGTCGTCTCGAATGCGATCGACGCTTGTCTGTCGGCCGACGAGCCCAAAGTTGAAGTCGCGATCGTACTGGACGAAGCGGCGCAGCGTCTGAACATCGATGTTGTCGACAACGGGTGCGGAATCCCGGCCGAGAAAATCGAGTCGATCTTCACCGCGTTTGAATCGTCCAAAGGAAATCGGGGCACCGGACTCGGCTTGCCGGTCAGTCAAAAAATCTTGCGTGAGCACGGCGGCGATATCGAAGTCCACAGCCAAGAAGGGGTCGGCAGTCGCTTTACCCTCTATTTTCCGGCGCATGTCGCCGCCGCGCCGATACTCGATCGCCCGACTCAACAGTAG
- a CDS encoding AAA family ATPase, whose protein sequence is MRIKQIRQTMTRLRKSNAALRDRVSARDQTQDETLEAQWLACALITPTLLSADPPPLECFRSKRHRDLYSVMLQLHAECGSASDVPQLIDRLSSAGYHRQQTVHLLDAIMHCDADETESDRYAESLLQRLSNDDAMANEAADEAGLGDGQIVRLDLTGGSPFQEFTTEQFLNEAKPREWLLPGVLARNEPAVIVGPSKSMKSSLAVDLCGALASGGKFLGQIAAERAFRVGFLSSTSERQLLVDLARRWSDASGVNSTQLPNWIWALSMAGLADAANLQHLRDWISRHQLEVVMIDPRHLIAPLGGAQAAQLRKLMQCCLDAGATPILCRSTQKSIGRRGVDTSHLASAGCESFAQQWIFVNRRRQFEPGSRQHHLWLTIGGNAGHSRRWGVDIDEGRGDEATSRKWNVTLHEAESLRGEAVEQETRTQEQKLQAKLRVAITRLDPERATKSKIREQSGISGTKFSPVWDQMIAAGEIRMTSPAKEESRYAYPRYHLADPPMPPEKKDPVLSNDPVLSNDPVLSNDPVLSNDPVLSNDPVLSNDPVLSNVLIRPASPVRSKPPKVRSRREINQRRAKTKRRRAKR, encoded by the coding sequence ATGAGAATCAAACAAATTCGCCAGACCATGACGCGATTACGCAAGAGTAATGCGGCGCTGCGCGACCGGGTCTCGGCTCGTGATCAGACGCAGGACGAAACGCTCGAAGCGCAGTGGTTAGCTTGTGCTTTGATCACGCCCACTCTGTTGTCCGCAGACCCGCCGCCGCTCGAATGTTTTCGGAGCAAACGACATCGCGATCTCTACTCGGTGATGTTGCAATTGCACGCGGAATGCGGCTCTGCCAGCGACGTCCCGCAACTGATTGACCGGCTGTCGTCCGCCGGATATCACCGGCAACAAACGGTCCATTTGCTCGACGCCATCATGCACTGCGACGCCGACGAAACCGAATCGGATCGTTATGCGGAGAGCTTGCTGCAGCGGCTTTCGAACGACGACGCGATGGCAAACGAAGCTGCTGACGAAGCGGGTTTAGGCGACGGACAAATCGTGCGGCTCGACCTGACCGGCGGCAGCCCGTTTCAGGAATTCACCACCGAGCAATTTTTAAACGAGGCCAAACCGCGCGAGTGGTTGTTGCCTGGCGTGCTCGCGCGAAACGAACCGGCGGTGATCGTCGGGCCGAGCAAAAGCATGAAGTCGTCGCTCGCGGTCGACTTGTGCGGCGCTTTGGCGAGCGGCGGCAAGTTTTTGGGGCAGATCGCCGCCGAGCGCGCGTTTCGAGTCGGGTTTCTTAGCAGCACCAGCGAGCGTCAGCTGCTCGTCGACCTTGCGCGGCGGTGGAGTGACGCGTCTGGCGTGAATTCGACTCAGCTGCCGAATTGGATCTGGGCGCTGTCGATGGCCGGCCTGGCCGACGCCGCCAACTTGCAGCACTTGCGCGATTGGATTTCGCGTCATCAATTGGAAGTGGTGATGATTGATCCGCGGCATTTGATCGCGCCGCTCGGCGGCGCCCAAGCGGCGCAGCTGCGCAAGCTGATGCAATGCTGTCTCGACGCAGGCGCTACGCCGATCCTCTGCCGCAGCACGCAAAAATCGATCGGGCGGCGCGGCGTCGATACATCCCATTTGGCCAGTGCCGGCTGCGAAAGTTTCGCCCAACAATGGATATTCGTGAACCGCCGCCGCCAGTTTGAGCCCGGCAGCCGCCAGCATCATCTGTGGCTCACGATCGGCGGCAACGCCGGGCATAGTCGACGATGGGGCGTCGATATCGACGAAGGTCGCGGGGACGAAGCGACCAGCCGAAAGTGGAACGTCACGCTGCATGAAGCGGAGTCGCTGCGCGGCGAAGCGGTCGAGCAAGAGACGCGTACGCAGGAGCAAAAGTTGCAAGCCAAGCTTCGCGTCGCGATCACGCGCCTCGATCCAGAAAGAGCGACCAAGTCCAAAATTCGCGAACAAAGCGGAATCAGCGGAACCAAGTTCAGTCCCGTGTGGGACCAGATGATCGCCGCAGGCGAAATCAGGATGACCAGCCCCGCCAAGGAAGAATCGCGCTACGCCTACCCACGCTATCACTTGGCCGACCCACCCATGCCGCCAGAAAAAAAGGATCCGGTCCTGTCCAACGATCCGGTCCTGTCCAACGATCCAGTCCTGTCCAACGATCCAGTCCTGTCCAACGATCCAGTCCTGTCCAACGATCCAGTCCTGTCCAACGATCCGGTCCTGTCCAACGTTTTGATCCGGCCAGCAAGTCCCGTCCGGTCCAAACCCCCAAAAGTGCGAAGCCGCCGAGAGATCAATCAGCGGCGCGCCAAAACCAAGCGCCGCCGCGCCAAACGATAA
- a CDS encoding Gfo/Idh/MocA family protein yields MLHRRLAVIGAGHLGKIHARLAKQTAGLELVAIVDPIAAAREASAAENGVAAHASHHEIAGQFDAAIIATPTQYHYEVAADLLASGVDLLIEKPITLSIEDADRLLALAKTYGRVLQVGHVERFNPAFVAASKRIDRPRYIEASRTSGYSFRSVDIGVTLDLMIHDIDLVLSLAGSHVVEVDAIGATVFGPHEDMVQARLTFENGCVANLTASRSSFSPRREMKVFHAGGFVQIDMGSRKLQSIKPDARLAAGELDVHALPQAEKDHIRQHLFESLLPLEEVELPATNAIADEQADFVHAMTTGEKPRVDGAAGREAVIVANMVAKSVQRHVWHESQRSVRGPQFAPMPSLTPQKREAA; encoded by the coding sequence ATGCTCCATCGTCGTCTCGCCGTCATCGGCGCTGGTCACCTCGGAAAAATTCATGCTCGTCTGGCGAAACAAACCGCCGGGCTTGAGTTGGTTGCGATCGTCGATCCCATCGCCGCGGCGCGAGAAGCTTCCGCCGCCGAGAACGGAGTCGCCGCTCACGCGTCTCATCACGAAATCGCTGGTCAGTTTGATGCGGCGATCATCGCCACGCCGACCCAATATCACTATGAAGTCGCAGCCGATCTCTTGGCCAGCGGCGTCGATTTGCTGATCGAGAAGCCGATTACCTTGTCGATTGAGGACGCCGATCGTTTATTAGCGCTCGCCAAAACTTATGGCCGCGTTCTGCAAGTCGGACATGTCGAACGATTTAATCCAGCGTTTGTCGCGGCGAGCAAGCGGATTGATCGTCCGCGGTATATCGAAGCGTCGCGAACTAGCGGTTACTCGTTCCGTTCGGTCGATATCGGCGTCACGCTCGACTTGATGATTCATGACATCGATCTGGTATTGTCGCTCGCCGGCAGCCATGTGGTCGAAGTCGACGCGATCGGCGCGACCGTCTTTGGACCGCACGAAGATATGGTGCAAGCCCGTTTGACCTTTGAAAACGGCTGCGTCGCCAATCTTACCGCGTCGCGCAGCAGCTTTTCGCCGCGCCGTGAGATGAAGGTTTTTCATGCCGGCGGGTTTGTACAGATCGACATGGGAAGCCGCAAGCTGCAGTCGATCAAACCCGACGCGCGCCTGGCTGCTGGAGAATTGGATGTTCACGCGCTGCCGCAGGCCGAGAAAGACCACATTCGTCAGCACTTGTTCGAGTCGCTCCTTCCCCTAGAAGAAGTCGAACTGCCGGCGACCAATGCAATCGCCGATGAACAGGCCGATTTCGTCCATGCCATGACGACCGGCGAAAAGCCGCGTGTGGATGGCGCTGCTGGACGCGAAGCGGTCATCGTGGCTAACATGGTCGCCAAAAGCGTGCAACGTCACGTCTGGCACGAATCGCAACGCTCGGTCCGCGGACCTCAATTCGCGCCGATGCCAAGCCTGACGCCGCAAAAACGAGAGGCGGCGTAG
- a CDS encoding MBL fold metallo-hydrolase, which translates to MLDIDAIISMPFDENTYIVRQSGATDCLVVDPGLEPDKILDFLTEHRLTPIAILNTHGHSDHIAGNAALKKTYPAAPLIIGRGDAEKLTDPQKNLSAAFGVALISPPADQLVDEGAVLDLAGIQLEVRDAPGHSSGHVVFVIHDAKVVLGGDVLFAGSIGRTDFFDGDFGALRDAIHDKLFTLPGEFVVYPGHGPETTIAEEIADNPFVGKPAGYKG; encoded by the coding sequence GTGCTTGATATCGACGCTATCATCAGCATGCCGTTCGACGAAAATACTTACATCGTCCGCCAAAGCGGCGCGACCGACTGTCTGGTCGTCGATCCTGGTCTGGAACCAGACAAAATTCTCGACTTTTTGACCGAGCACCGCCTGACTCCGATCGCCATTTTGAACACGCATGGCCACAGTGACCATATCGCTGGAAATGCTGCTCTGAAAAAGACTTACCCCGCCGCGCCGCTGATTATTGGCCGCGGTGACGCCGAAAAGCTGACCGATCCGCAGAAGAATCTCTCGGCTGCGTTTGGCGTCGCATTGATCAGCCCCCCCGCCGATCAATTGGTGGACGAAGGCGCCGTTTTGGACTTGGCCGGCATCCAGCTCGAAGTCCGTGACGCTCCGGGGCATTCGAGCGGACATGTCGTGTTTGTGATCCACGACGCCAAAGTGGTGCTCGGCGGCGACGTGCTATTCGCCGGCAGTATCGGACGGACCGACTTCTTTGACGGCGATTTCGGCGCACTACGCGACGCAATTCATGACAAGCTGTTTACGCTTCCTGGAGAATTTGTCGTTTACCCAGGGCATGGGCCAGAAACGACCATCGCCGAAGAAATCGCCGACAATCCGTTTGTGGGCAAACCGGCCGGGTACAAAGGGTAG
- a CDS encoding DUF1571 domain-containing protein, with protein MAEPTLSRRRLLLAAPALTLGAASLLRGEEGRNNLKEPVYRVSNNPNTSQPVAAQHPLAPAMEIAKRGLAQIDQNVRDYECTLVKREQINGKVLDPEYMYTKIRNEQVDANGNVITPFSVYMKFVAPANIKGREVIYVKGRNNGNLIAHEGGNLLKFVTVPLDPNGMMAMRNNRYPITEIGIRNLIVRLIEVAEEDMKYGECEVKFYQGAKINDRICTAIEVIHPTPRSNFRFHKAHIFIDDQLQVPIRYAAWDWPKKPGAEPMLFEEYTYSNMKMNNGFTDADFDTNNKSYAF; from the coding sequence ATGGCCGAGCCTACTCTATCGCGACGCCGCCTATTGTTGGCCGCTCCGGCGCTGACGCTGGGCGCCGCCTCTTTGCTTCGCGGCGAAGAAGGCCGCAACAATCTGAAGGAACCGGTTTACCGAGTTTCCAACAATCCAAATACGAGCCAGCCAGTCGCCGCCCAGCATCCGCTGGCGCCGGCCATGGAGATCGCCAAACGCGGATTGGCTCAGATCGATCAGAATGTGCGCGACTACGAATGCACGCTGGTCAAGCGAGAACAGATCAACGGCAAAGTGCTCGATCCAGAGTACATGTACACCAAGATCCGCAACGAACAGGTGGACGCCAACGGCAACGTGATTACGCCGTTTAGCGTTTACATGAAGTTTGTCGCTCCGGCCAACATCAAGGGCCGTGAGGTGATCTACGTCAAAGGTCGCAACAACGGCAACCTGATCGCGCACGAAGGGGGCAACCTCCTCAAGTTCGTGACTGTGCCGCTCGACCCCAACGGCATGATGGCGATGCGGAACAACCGCTACCCGATCACCGAAATCGGCATCCGCAACCTGATCGTCCGCCTGATCGAAGTCGCCGAAGAAGACATGAAGTACGGCGAATGCGAAGTGAAGTTCTACCAAGGCGCCAAGATCAATGATCGGATCTGCACCGCGATCGAAGTGATCCACCCGACGCCGCGGTCCAACTTCCGCTTCCACAAAGCCCACATCTTCATCGACGATCAACTGCAAGTGCCGATTCGCTACGCCGCTTGGGACTGGCCCAAAAAGCCAGGCGCCGAGCCGATGTTGTTTGAAGAATACACCTACAGCAACATGAAGATGAACAACGGCTTCACCGACGCCGACTTCGATACGAACAACAAATCGTACGCGTTCTAA
- a CDS encoding OmpH family outer membrane protein, which yields MKRLFSLTAILVTAIFVNFVAEAANAQSGTNVAVIDIPMVFKGHALFKRQMEDFKVEVEAAEKTIGAERDRITKMIQELSSQYKPGSPDYKVKEEEVARQQSELQVKMTLQKKDFMEKEARIYFNVYDQVKRTVAAFAERNNIALVLRYNSTEIEADNRQSVLEGINRPVIYQNRIDITQDVLALLNAGVPATARPQNGLIPR from the coding sequence GTGAAGCGACTGTTTTCTTTGACCGCGATTTTGGTCACCGCGATCTTCGTCAACTTCGTCGCGGAAGCGGCGAACGCCCAATCGGGCACCAATGTCGCCGTGATCGACATTCCCATGGTTTTCAAGGGTCACGCCCTTTTCAAACGGCAAATGGAAGACTTCAAAGTTGAAGTAGAAGCCGCTGAAAAGACGATCGGCGCAGAACGCGACCGAATCACCAAGATGATTCAAGAGCTCAGCTCGCAATACAAGCCTGGCTCGCCTGACTACAAAGTCAAAGAAGAAGAAGTTGCTCGTCAGCAGTCGGAACTGCAAGTTAAAATGACGCTGCAGAAGAAGGACTTCATGGAAAAAGAAGCCCGCATCTACTTCAACGTCTACGATCAAGTCAAACGTACCGTCGCTGCGTTCGCCGAACGTAACAACATCGCGTTGGTCTTGCGTTACAACAGCACCGAGATTGAAGCGGATAACCGCCAGTCGGTGTTGGAAGGAATCAATCGTCCGGTCATCTATCAAAACCGGATCGATATCACCCAAGACGTGCTCGCCTTGCTGAACGCCGGCGTTCCGGCGACGGCTCGCCCGCAAAATGGTCTGATTCCTCGCTAG
- the lpxC gene encoding UDP-3-O-acyl-N-acetylglucosamine deacetylase — protein sequence MKKQLLRYDSEYRFQRTLASSVSVEGIGYWSGKSNRVEFRPAPIDAGITFVREDLPSRPRVPALVSNRIEVPRRTNLTVGGASVEMVEHVLAALSGMQVDNCEVAVVSPEMPGLDGSSAAYVEAIRQAGIVQQDAVRKLLVISDIVRVGDDEAWVEARPSDKLQLDFKYRLDYGFNSPIGRETLTGSLTPKFFEHELSSARTFVLESEAQWLRSQGLCKQVGFQDLVVFGPEGPIENELRFDDECVRHKTLDLIGDFALAGCDIAGSIIAYRSGHRLNAELVKQLLLENQVQLGLRRSA from the coding sequence ATGAAGAAACAGTTGCTGCGTTACGACAGCGAGTATCGTTTCCAACGCACGCTCGCTTCGAGCGTCTCGGTCGAAGGAATTGGCTACTGGTCGGGCAAATCGAACCGAGTCGAATTTCGACCCGCGCCGATTGACGCCGGCATCACCTTTGTCCGCGAAGATCTGCCAAGTCGGCCGCGCGTGCCGGCGCTGGTCAGCAATCGAATCGAAGTCCCCCGGCGCACTAATCTGACGGTGGGTGGAGCTTCGGTCGAAATGGTCGAACATGTGTTGGCCGCTCTGTCTGGCATGCAGGTCGACAATTGCGAAGTCGCAGTCGTCTCGCCCGAAATGCCGGGACTCGACGGTTCGTCCGCCGCTTACGTCGAAGCGATTCGACAGGCCGGAATCGTCCAACAAGATGCGGTTCGCAAGCTGCTGGTTATTTCTGACATCGTGCGTGTCGGCGATGACGAAGCCTGGGTCGAAGCTCGTCCCAGCGACAAGTTGCAGCTCGATTTCAAGTATCGGCTCGATTATGGGTTTAATAGCCCGATCGGCCGAGAAACGCTCACCGGTTCGCTGACGCCCAAGTTTTTTGAGCACGAATTGTCGTCGGCTCGCACCTTTGTGCTTGAAAGCGAAGCCCAGTGGCTCCGTTCGCAAGGACTTTGCAAACAAGTTGGTTTTCAAGACTTGGTGGTCTTTGGGCCGGAAGGTCCGATCGAGAACGAGCTTCGTTTTGACGACGAATGCGTGCGGCACAAGACGCTCGACCTGATTGGCGACTTTGCGCTCGCCGGCTGTGACATCGCCGGTTCGATAATCGCTTATCGTAGCGGTCATCGCTTGAACGCCGAGTTGGTCAAGCAACTACTGCTCGAAAATCAAGTTCAACTGGGCCTGCGACGTTCGGCCTAG